A window of Castanea sativa cultivar Marrone di Chiusa Pesio chromosome 8, ASM4071231v1 genomic DNA:
GGGAGCTTGCATTTTATATAGAGTGACAACaacaattatgatttttattttaaggtcGAACGTTGTAGATTCGTGGATTTTGTAAATGATGTGATTGACTATAGGTATTTGGgatatgtattttgttttaaaattaagaaaaataagaaagacatattctatatcaacttttattctataatgATATTCCTccaaagttgtattttttttttttctcattccttcaattgaataattataatggatgtGTGAAATAACATTGGatatataaagagaataaacaaaacaaaaaaaaaaaaaaaaaaaaaaaaaaaaactaaaggccACACTCCTTTGTATCACAACTTTACTACAATTCTGATGTGATAGGTTGTAATAAGTGAAGAAAGAATGATGAGTTCATGTAAAAGTGACAAGTAGTCAGTTACAATCTTTCATATAAGATAACTGTAAAAAATGATATGATCATAGAATTACTCTCGTAAATAAAAATGGGCTAAACCAGGAGGAGATAATATATCATTTacccaaaattttagttataaataaaaaataaaaaaaaataaaaagtatttttcaaTAGTTGGTGCTTAAATGCCATGACTTGAATTTATAAAGAAGCTTAGACATAAAAAACTATGAGGAGCATTAAAATTCACGATTGCTGTCAAATCTTCGCCAATGACATTTTTCGGTAACAGCAAAATGAATGccattaaattgaatttttggtCATTTGTTTACAGCACTCCAATATGTGCCAAGTAGCATTGTCACCTATCAAGAGCTAAGTAGTTCAATTCACAACTCctaatattatcaataaaaatgttCAAAGTTTAAATCCCCTCtaacttcacaagtataagtgtttgtgaggtgTAGAAGGTAAGGCCGAAGTTCAAGTATTCAGAAAGgaatttcacacatatataaacttaaattcggctagaataaaatttttatcttgtaaaaaaaaaaaatccactgtAATTCACTATAATTACTATCAACcagaaatataaattaaaataaacaaggGCATTGTCACTCAAATCAATGCCTCAAGAcaactcaataaaaataaaaatgtagatTGGCGATGATAGATCTATTATTATGTGTACACATATAATTTAATTGTAGGATTGGATACATAATAAATATGATATGCTCATATGCATATCCCTTCCCATCATTGCAGTACTTTCAGATTTTCATTGGGGGTGTTGTTATATTAAGGTTGAGGAATAATGAGCTTAAATTTTGCTTATATAGATCCcttaaatttcacaacatttacTATAGTCCGGCATTTTCAAAGTGCTTTGTTTGCTTCCAGCAGCTAATGAGCTAGAAATGGGAGAAGATTTTAGGGTAATTAAATTTCTGCATGTGGATACATTTCATAGAGGTATCCATGATAGGTAAAATCTCAAATTGAATCTGGTAAAtataggaattaaaaaaaaggacaaaaactAGAATAACAGAAAGCACCTATTTCTAGAAAGTTCAATTGAGAGtactaaaaataacaaaaatgaaaataaaagcgcctacaaatataataataaaaaaaataaaaataaactagttCAGATTAacatcaaaaaattataaaagcacCCATTATAAGAAAAGTTTGCTCATCATTCCTCTACAGACCCCCAACCAAAAGCCACCATCCTACAGAAaagaggacaaaaaaaaaaaaggaaatcagTGCTAAGAAATAAAAGATGACACATCGTTCGCAGGAAATGGTACATAAGCTGCTACATCGTTGCCAGATCTGCTACTTCCTCTCTGAGAACTGAAAGCATAAGTAATCGAAGTTCCACCTGCCCAGTTTACATGCTTTTCACCACCCAACCACCGCTATAGCAAAGttataaactttaaaatttgaatagaAGCCCTCAACATGTAAACCAGCTAGTAAGCACTAGCTAATGCAAATTCAGCAACTAATTGACAGCTGCATCATAGGAAGTAATCGGGTGTTCTCCGGGTTACATCTGGCTCTCCCCTCCTTGGAGCAGGCTCAAACTGCACCCAACATAGAAGTTCTCAAGGTCTGTTATGTTTATATGTGCAACTGAATTTTAACATATGTATACTGTCACTTATGATATCATATTGCTATAATGGTGGTCTAGGGGCAGCAAGTGTtcgggtgtgggtgtgggtgtgggtgaaTAAAGAGGGAGCAGCAACCTGAATGAATGTGTGTGCCTTGCAGTCATCAACTTCCAGAATGGATGCCATGTTCCCACAGCGATAACAATAATTTGGTGCACTGAAAATGGTCACCACTTTTTGTTCCTGTCAAAGGGAATGAACGTTAGCTACACAAACTGACCATCCCTAACAAAGCCTCAAAATAAGGCTAAGTACTTACGTGACCCCAGTTATATCCTTCCATAACCAGCTGATGAGCTCTAGCAATCAGCTTTAAGTTATTAGTATGGTTAAACTGCTCAGATATGTCCTGTAAAAAGTACAAGCAAACAGATCAACAAAGCTTGGCATTAAATAGAAAAGATGGATTTAttgaaaaacacaaaataaatcaCCTGGCCAAAGGTGTATCCAGCACCCCTTGGTGAGATACCCCAACCGCAGCGATCATCTGGGTCAGACCATAAAAGATCACACATGGGCCCCTCATGAGGAACTTCTTGAACACGGTCAAAGTTACGAATGTTATCAAGGGTTTCAATGGAAGGGGACAATCCACCATGCAGACAAAATATTTCAGATTCGACCTTCATAAGAGGGGGAAGAAAAGGTTAACATATGACCAAAGTAACATCATAACAAAGCAGTACCTACAAACagtatcaattataatttaatgcaatgtatataattattattgattTCTGAACAAAGATGATCAAAAACTGAAAGACAGATGTAAACTACAGGCCAATCAGATGCAGAAGCACAACGTTAATATATAGTTCAATATTATAAGAAGCAACAGgctcaaacaaaaaatttgtaaccaaaTTCTTAAGCATAAAACAAATCCACCAGAATTTCAGCAATCTATGCTCTTCAGAAGCAAGTTGATCATGTGATCCAATGCTCTTTTGCATGGCAACTTCAAAAGCAACAGTTTGTAATGAGGCTTTAACACAGCATTACTAAAAGGGGAAGTGCACAAATAGCAATGCAATTAGACATGCAGGTGATCAACCAGTGTTATCATTTTGGTGACACTGCGGTCACAAGAAACAAGctatcaatttttcaaaaaattactaaagtaaTATTTTGCATGAATCCATCCCAAAAGCAGTTATTCATCATCTGAATCAACACCCCatcatgggttttttttttttttattgttaagttATGCACCCAATGtgtcttgaacccacaacctcaccctcacCTAGTACTTGcaaggggaggaggtgccagttgcgctagagctcattggccaCATCATATCTATTTAAGATCAGCTACATATAATTGTTCTAGATTGTTCTCCCTTATGTACAAGAAGACAGCTGGCAGTGGCAGTGCACACAACAAATTCGGACGAAAAAGATGCAGGACATCATTACCTTACAACAAGCATTTAAAGCATCATAGAAATGGCAATAAATAACACTAACCAATGCTGTCAGTGGAAAATAGTCAAATAAATCTGTAAAGATCTTCCACACATTGGCATTACCATACCTGAAAATAAACCAAGACCAAATTACCTTTACAGAATACCAGAAATGACATTAATGAGCCAAAAATAGGAAGAGGGAGTGGGAGTATTATGTACATGTAAGAGACTAGCAGTCCATCTTAAAggcaacattttcttttttgggataagTAACATTACATCTAATATAATTTCCAAAACAAAATACTCTCCACAAACTAGTAGTAGTCAACAACACATGATGCATTTGTCAGTCATTTTCCACTGTTTCAAACACGTTGGCCCACATGTCAGTCATTTGACACTACTCAGATGCACCTGCAATGCATCGCATACACCTGAGAAGTACTAGAAATTTCACATTACATTGTTTAATGTAGTATCAGTGGGTATGTAAGCATACAGTGCCATTTTTCTTgtattaaatttgaatttggcaGTGTCCCTGTAACATGGGTCATTTATAGCCTGAAAAAACCCTTCCAACTGGGCATTGTGGTAACACCAATAAAGTTATGCTTATctaattacaaattaaattagagCAAAATCACtaacaccaaaagaaaagaaaatcaataaaaataaagaggtGCTAAGGGAAGAGAATTTAGAGCTAGAGTTTTAAATTGAAGTCACATGTAAAGATATAATCAATTACAATAGTAGCTTAAAACTGAATTCCCAGCGAAACAAGGATGCCAAGAAACTCACTTCCGAAGGCACTCATCATAGAACCCATAAACTTGAGTAATCTGCAATGGGAAACATAAGACCACAATAAGCATAACATATCCATGCAAACGAATAATATACGGAATCCATGAAAGAGAAGAATCATGGAAGAGCAAAAATTGAACAACACCTTACAACCTATATCGCAAAACAGATGGAACATTGGAACCCAAAAATGAACCTCTTAATTATAGTAAAACAATAGCTCTATGACCAGCTCCTACTACTACAatgatatttataattttattattatcagaatagaaaaagaaaacattacaccattgttaaataaaaataaacagtAAATCTTGAGAccataaatcaaaattatacCTGACGGCTTTCATGATTTCCTCTCAGAATAGTAATCCGTTGAGAATAACGCACTTTCAAGGCCACCAGGAGCTGAACAAAGGAGTAAATCCATACAAaagtagtgttaaaacaaacaaatgtcATGAAGCAAGTTGAATAAACActttaaaaacataaatcaaGTGCACGAAGGAACATCAATTGTAATAGTGTCATCAGTTGGAACCCACAACTAATCATCTTTTGATATGTTCTGTGGTACCAACAGgcacaaaaatatataacaaatctAGATTTTAATGTAGTTATCAAATGTGACCCCCATGTATTGCATAGAACTGGATGGTACATTCAACAAAAGCTCACAATACAAGATATCATTAATTGAAAACCCCCCAACTATGCAACCCAACAAATGACAgacaaaacaagaaataattatCGTTTCAATGACATGCAACCACACATTCTCAGTGAAGGAGCAAATGACTCAAAATGGACCAATCTTGAGGTCTTCCTAGGAAGATCAAGTCTTGTacatgaaaaaaattacaaccaTCAAGTGAACCAGATATGTAGGCCTCAACTTACATTCAACTCTAAGATTTTGAATGTTTCACATAGAATGGATTTACAGTGCCGCTTGTTTGGATAGAagacaaaacaataaataaataaaaacctggGTTTAACTGAAACATTCTCATCCAAAGAATCCGAGATGACTTTTTTCTTggtaaaagattaaaaattatatttcctcaaaaagaaaaaaatttaagtagacAAACCTTCAAAACAGAAATTacaaagttaaaatataaaagctATTAACTAATACTTACAGTTACAGTTTCAACTGAATAGTAGCCACGGTCAACATAATCTCCCATGAACAAGTAATTTGTATCTGGACACTACCAACAAAAATATGCCACCAGAAATTAATATTGAAGTTGCGATTGTTAAGTGATCAACACATCCAAGCAAAGAGAAGGCAGGAACTAAAGTCATTACAAGAAGCAAAATCAGTTCATGTATCCCACTGGGGATAATTTAATTGaatcaaacacaaaatataacaaaagCAGATTCAGATGAATTTGTCCCGTCTTACAGTCCCAATTAGAGAAAAAAGTGGCTAGCATAATTTCCATGTGAGAATAAAATAATCAGTGCCCTATTTGAGTAAAGTTAACCACTTATACAATATATGCACTCACCAACTACAAACTTCTTATAAATACAATATCATCCCACTTGTTTGCGACATCAGTACTTGCATAGCTAGAAACTTAATTGACAAAGGAGACATTGACATAGGCTAATGTTTTCTATGCTCAAGCTTTACTAAGTTTCTTTTAATGATGTTAaccttctcattttcttttacatgcttttttgataagtagtaAAAATCCATTAAAAGAAAGAGCGCAAAAGGAGCGCAACCCTAATACACAAGaagtatataaagaaaaatccaaaagaaaaattaacttTAAATACAATAAGGGTTAACAAAAACCGAATCAAGGAACTGTAGAAAGTccgcattaaaaaaataaaaaataaaaagtctaaGTCTATTCATATAGTCTTCAAAAAATCAGAACTACACTTTCAACTTGTGCAACTCTTTCCCCTCAAATTATCAAGCATTTCATTGTCTCCAAAGGTACCACAATAAACATAAGGGAACAACTTTCCAAATCTCCTCATTCCTTTTACTCGAAAAAGAAACTGATCCATGGCTCTAGCACATAAGGAACTGATCCATAATGATTGACCCTCGCTTCCTTACATTATCTGTAGTCAAGGTCATCCCCAATGGTACACACCACGAGAAAAAGCCGCCCTTGATAGTACACAAAACTTTCCAAATGCTCtgcccaggaaaaaaaaaaatccctcctCAATGCATTGTAATAGCCCCACACGGAAGCCTTGAGTTTCTGAAAGATCCATCCAATTTATCTACCTCCCCGTGCCTGTCTTCGTAATGTAAATGTCATCCAATAATTAAGCCATAGATTCTGATTTCTTTTACATGTTATGATGTtgcatttaaattttatcaataaaactaCGATCAGCATCATAAGCCACGCTCTACACTTCTTCTCCAAAATGCATGAAACCTCATTCACACTTCAATGGAAGAAAATTATAATACATAATTATAGCAATATATAAGAGAATTTCAATTCGTAAAGGAAGTTCAATCACAACTCTCATTAGTTCATAAATCTTAAGCTGTAACTAATCAGCCTTCAACAAACATAACATGAGAAAAATGTTGGAAGCCCCGGTCAGACAACTACCTTCCCTCCAATGCGAAATAGCTCTGCAAGATCATGGAACTGCCCGTGAATATCGCCACATATTGTAACAGGACTTTTAACAGGCTGCAATGCAAAAGTACAAAAAAGATTAGTCAAAACTCTCCACTCTACTAAATCAATGAAAGCTTGATTTTAAAATAGGTGAGATTTGGGTCCCAAGGGGGGAGAGAAGGGGAAATTCAAACAAGTAACCCCCACTTTATGAGAAATGGTCCCTACCAGATTGTGTTACCCTTGGGTTTTAAAATCAACATAAGCTAAAAGAGGCAAAGAATGAATGCAAAATAGGAGCAAAAACCCACTGAAAAGATAATGTAAAACTTGAATCATGCAATGGAATATACAAGttgattctttttttgaaaggagATAAATAAGTTGATTCTACATCCAAATTATACCTCAGCAATGATAATGGCCCGTCCCAATTGGTTTAACCACCATAGTTTGCAAAATAAGATAAAACAGTGACCCAGTATAATATAGAAATTATATGTATGTCAtaagaaacaattaaaatatttttttcttgccGATGCCATTTAGGATTTCTCTTTTGGGAAAACACCTCTTTCTTCCATATTTTAGACCTTAGCTCAAATTGTTGGTAAATCACCAGAGATGGCTTAGAAACCACCAGCTGAGTatgttaaataaatttcattcaagGAGGAAAAATACAGTAGGTAGGAATAGCAACAAACCTTACCTACAACCAAACTCATCAAACAGGTTTTACCTTTTTTCAGATGTTTAACTCACAAAACGTTCTGCAGAAGAAAATGTTGCTACTAATGCAATTTATCAATCAAAAGATTTTAATCATGCTGTTAAGAAGAACCTCAGAGTATAAGTTTCATTTATATGAAAGCTACAAATAGATTCTCTTAtatagaaagggaaaaaaataacccataaaaaaaaattcagatattaatcTCAGCCACCCAAGTTAAAACACCAAGAAATTATCAATGTAGCAAAAACAGATTGCCCCAGGAAAGACAAGGGGAAACACTGAGAGAATGGAATCCCTAACTCCAAACATCGTGACTAGAAAAAAGGTAACTCCTAACTTATTAATTAGCCACAACACACTCAAAGAAACTAATGGAAGCTGTTCAAATGATTTTATCAATCCTCACCAGCTAAGTGCATCTCTGAATCTTAAATACCTCAACCTCAAAGATTCTTGTTACTTTAGATGGGGTGTACAGTCCAAACAAGTTTAAACATATGTGGCGCCAGTCGCAAGATAAAGCCAATACATGAAAATCCTCATCAGCAAGTGAACACATAAAAACACATGTATTAGTGTGTGTGagtatgcatgtgtgtgtgtgtgtgtgtgtgtgtgtgtgtgtgtgtgtgtgagagagagagagagagagaaggagagataAATATGACattagcaaaaaagaaaagataaaaagacaCACCTGGACATTGCTTTCTTCCATTAATATCTCCTTAGCCTTATCACACAGCACCCTTACCTACACCAATATAACATCCATTATTGATTAATTGATTTTGATCATCGAAGGAAAGAAACACATTCACTCAAAGAAATTCCAGACATCGCAATTGTAAGGCAGTCTGAAACCCAGAAAACAAAAGGAGAATAAATTAGCAAAAGTTATATAGACAAATGTTGCAAACATCAGACAGAATCACTGGAATTGAAGATGCaagcttaaaattttgtaaaataataacattaataagagaaacaaaaacccaacttttttttttgcttggtaagttacacacacacatgcagtGGGTCTTGACTTCACGATCTCCACCTAACACTTacaaggggaggaggtgccagttgagctagagctcattggctgAAACAACAACCTATCTAACTCAAGCTGAAACACTAATTGCAACCTAAAATGGCTCCTTCCTTCAAATGtgactttttctttataattcaATGGTTGGGGAAGTGGGGATTTTAACCCTGGACGTGTTCGTTGGAAACATCAGGAGGTgttagttgagctacaaggctcatGGCTTATATTAAATTAAGAGTTACATTAATTGTTGATTAATTTcaccctcttttttattttctaagtcGAAAGTTATAATAggggaggggggatttgaaGCCTGTACTTGAACCTTGGACGTCTCCATTAGAAACACCAAGAGATGTCAGCTGAACTACAAGGCAAAATTTCACAGAACTTACAGCTAACAATAATGTTTTCTCACCCAAAATATCACAGAAATTAACTTCAAGCAATGAATGTGACCAAGACCATTTAATTTAGAGAACAGTCCAGAAACTACAGATATAACTGTCCGTACTTTCTACGATCTCTACATCTTTGCTGATGTTATCAAACAAGTTAGATCTTGTGGAGTTAGGATATGCACAGAAAGTGATATTTACATAAGCAGTAACTAAACAAGATAGATGGCATTGATAGCGTTCAGATAAAAGTTATGGCAGTGGACTACCATGAACTGAAGCCAACATTCAAAATGTTCTTTACccaaaaaagctttttttttttcaagtaactTCCAAGGTATTCAAATGCCAAAGAAAATCAACTTTGTAAATGCAGTGCTTCAACTACCAACTCTTTTTCTATGTACACAATATAACCCACATCAAATAGAACTAAATTTCTTATCAAAAGGATAATATAGATTATAGACCAAACTTTAGACAACATAAGCCTAGACTTCATTATCATAATGATAGTAAATGGTGCACACAGATctcttttaaaaatctaatttgcaATAAATCAATACAGAAACAAGGGGCGTAAACCACCAATTGAAGTGAAGTCAGAAAGAAGCTTGCCTCCCACTTCTCTCCTCTAGAATAAATTGCACTATCTCTTAGTAATATTAGCTTCCAAATCCCTTGCACTCCTCTCTCACCCAACATGAGCCAAGTAAAGACCAACATTGTGACAACCCAAATATGCAGCATATTAAAAGAAGCTACTTTTCATATCCCATCTCATCCTCAATTTCAGAGCCTTAGAAACTCAAAGAAATCAAACCAATTAAGAGAACCAAACCCATCAAGTTCAATTCAAATGCGGTGCCCAACCACACCTCCAATGGATCTGATTCAATTACCCCATAAAACCACAAAATTTCCCAAAATCCAACCACGAAATCGACCctaaagaatttttaaaaaaccctaattcagCTAATCTCACAGATCACGAACACATCAGCGATATCACCCACACAATCCCACAAATTATCAAAACTCCTCGATCTAACTCGAATCAAACCCTAACGAATCAAACCCGATCCACCATTTCTCGAGCAACGAAACACAAAccaatcaaaccaaaaaaaaaaaaaaaaccaaaaccaaaaaccaaaaaatttcacaaaaaatcaggataatgaaaaataataagatgaagaagaagaagaagaagaagaacctcTTGTTCGGACAAGGGCTTGCACTGCATGAGCTGCGAAATCTGCTCGTCGAGGCCTCCATGTGTGTTCGAAGGGACCGATTCCATAGCtttcgttcttcttcttcttccaaaaaaaaaacgcacCGTTTCACAGATCAAAGATCCCTCCGAATCAAAACCCTAGAAATTCCccccccaaaacaaaacaaaccctAGCTTTCCCGAGGCCttcacctcctcctcctccttcttcttcttccagaaatttctagagagagaaaacgacgccttagagagagagagagagaggcagtgcttttttttgtgtatttcgGAGCGCTTCgtttggctctttttttttcttttttttttgggttttgggagtTTGGGgggattttaaatttttttttttttaatcgtttGAAATATTGGAGTCGCGGAATTGGCGCGTGGGATTTGATTGGCGAATAGGGAGAGAGCTCGGTgcttttgtggtgggttttgattGGGTAGGAGGTTTGGGCGGTCAGTAATGGCGCGTGGGtcggaaaagaaaaaataaaaggctgTCTGTTTGTCTTGGGGTTTTTAAGATTGTGGATGTGAATGAATGGTTTGTGATGATCTTTAGGAAAGAAAAGATCTCACATTCAGGGACTGTGATGCTTGTGCAACTGATCAACTGACTTTGTCCAAATACTTAAAGACGGTAagaccaacttttttttttttttttttttttttcctgtaatgATAGATCTtggattgaattttatttttatagtttttaggGCCAAAATGGCAGAATAATGGCAAAATATATAGATCAAAGGTTTTGTAGCTGAATTAGCACTTCCCATGTATAAAGTGTTTGGAAGTCTAGATGAAAAAAGGTTCGAGAGTTGTAGAGTTAttagcatgttgtaattatttctaaaaaaaatggcaaaatatatAGGAATCTATTACTGTTTGCGATAATTAGAGACCTactacttttttaaaatttgaatttataaaattcaagTTTGCTGTGTAACTCGAGTTTGTGAAACTTGACTTTGACGGCAAACTCGAGTTTtacaaacttgagttccatgaaaaATAGACACTAATTTTTATGtaacttgagttccaaaaaaaatagtacggcatact
This region includes:
- the LOC142607035 gene encoding serine/threonine-protein phosphatase PP2A-2 catalytic subunit isoform X1; translation: MESVPSNTHGGLDEQISQLMQCKPLSEQEVRVLCDKAKEILMEESNVQPVKSPVTICGDIHGQFHDLAELFRIGGKCPDTNYLFMGDYVDRGYYSVETVTLLVALKVRYSQRITILRGNHESRQITQVYGFYDECLRKYGNANVWKIFTDLFDYFPLTALVESEIFCLHGGLSPSIETLDNIRNFDRVQEVPHEGPMCDLLWSDPDDRCGWGISPRGAGYTFGQDISEQFNHTNNLKLIARAHQLVMEGYNWGHEQKVVTIFSAPNYCYRCGNMASILEVDDCKAHTFIQVAAPSLFTHTHTHTRTLAAPRPPL
- the LOC142607035 gene encoding serine/threonine-protein phosphatase PP2A-2 catalytic subunit isoform X2 is translated as MESVPSNTHGGLDEQISQLMQCKPLSEQEVRVLCDKAKEILMEESNVQPVKSPVTICGDIHGQFHDLAELFRIGGKCPDTNYLFMGDYVDRGYYSVETVTLLVALKVRYSQRITILRGNHESRQITQVYGFYDECLRKYGNANVWKIFTDLFDYFPLTALVESEIFCLHGGLSPSIETLDNIRNFDRVQEVPHEGPMCDLLWSDPDDRCGWGISPRGAGYTFGQDISEQFNHTNNLKLIARAHQLVMEGYNWGHEQKVVTIFSAPNYCYRCGNMASILEVDDCKAHTFIQFEPAPRRGEPDVTRRTPDYFL